A single Natranaerobius thermophilus JW/NM-WN-LF DNA region contains:
- a CDS encoding vWA domain-containing protein: MRDLTEVKEKTEYVLTKQQGLILGDATAISTRVHAVSPKKPGAIVAQAQDAGQVFYTRSNPNEIIHIDCFHQVGKVDHKELSNYLLARLENIIQDYSLPHDFMDFIDIQTGTGGGRLTGSLEFGKKETLKIAHQNHVHLALYLLPQNYQVLVPLIWYLEEGILEQGMELRKIYNMKIMPLAKNSQTQEGEDSSLEDYTSSTDSKLKERSDSNREASSLSSDKLNDVQQIAESEGKASQAQQTMEELAKGASKQNFLNSASRRKLLTYLKKNRIVKETKDKLYLTPYGQELAELMKRHLPEIDARLRNMVRTMPKKTNHSIKKIMTRQDSGQRKSPFKERGVKKPDFGDYVEEIALPETITAGAKRLYRETYLQNKVEESNKAVLTEQNKQTEQNKQDFKQKSGLTLNPQDIRVRNKKKQTSMNVCFLVDASGSMGGRRMQEVKFFAEHVLLKGRDKIAILTFREDNVNVEIPFTRNWDKLRSGLNKIKAFGLTPMSKGIEMARKYLESEVGQQKNTFLVLITDGLPTISDGGEDPFKETLKAAQKLSQTSIKFVCIGLEPNVKFLKKLAQASQASLYIVEELQKESLARIMDKEKGGHG, from the coding sequence ATGAGAGACCTTACTGAAGTCAAAGAAAAAACTGAATATGTTCTCACAAAGCAGCAAGGGCTTATCTTAGGTGATGCAACAGCCATCAGTACCAGAGTGCATGCAGTAAGCCCCAAGAAACCAGGCGCAATTGTAGCTCAAGCCCAAGATGCGGGACAAGTTTTTTATACTCGTTCTAATCCCAATGAAATTATTCATATTGATTGCTTTCATCAGGTTGGGAAGGTTGATCATAAGGAACTATCCAACTATTTATTGGCTAGGTTAGAAAATATAATTCAAGATTACTCCTTACCCCATGACTTTATGGATTTTATTGATATTCAAACAGGGACAGGAGGAGGAAGACTAACGGGTTCTTTAGAATTCGGAAAAAAGGAAACCCTGAAGATTGCTCATCAAAACCATGTTCATTTAGCTTTATATTTATTACCTCAAAATTATCAAGTTCTTGTTCCTTTAATTTGGTATTTAGAAGAGGGAATCTTGGAACAAGGAATGGAATTGCGTAAAATTTACAATATGAAAATTATGCCTTTAGCTAAAAATTCCCAAACCCAGGAAGGTGAAGATTCGTCACTTGAGGATTATACCAGCAGCACAGATAGTAAATTAAAAGAACGCTCCGATTCTAATAGGGAAGCTTCTTCACTGAGTTCAGATAAATTGAATGATGTTCAACAAATAGCAGAATCTGAAGGGAAGGCTTCCCAAGCTCAACAAACAATGGAAGAATTAGCAAAGGGAGCTTCAAAGCAGAATTTCTTAAATTCAGCTTCTAGGAGAAAATTACTTACTTATTTAAAAAAAAATCGCATAGTAAAAGAAACAAAAGACAAATTATATCTGACACCTTATGGGCAAGAACTGGCTGAGTTAATGAAAAGGCACTTGCCAGAAATTGATGCTAGACTGCGTAATATGGTTAGAACTATGCCTAAGAAGACAAATCATTCCATTAAAAAAATAATGACTCGACAAGATAGTGGACAACGAAAAAGCCCTTTTAAAGAAAGAGGTGTTAAAAAGCCAGATTTCGGTGATTATGTTGAAGAAATCGCTTTACCGGAAACTATTACAGCTGGTGCTAAAAGATTATATCGGGAAACTTATCTTCAAAATAAAGTCGAGGAGAGTAATAAGGCCGTCCTAACTGAGCAAAATAAACAGACTGAGCAAAATAAACAGGATTTTAAACAAAAATCAGGTTTAACCCTAAACCCCCAGGACATTAGGGTTAGGAATAAGAAAAAACAAACATCTATGAATGTATGTTTTTTAGTTGATGCCAGTGGTAGCATGGGCGGGCGCCGCATGCAGGAGGTTAAATTTTTTGCTGAACATGTGTTATTAAAAGGCCGAGATAAAATTGCAATTCTTACTTTTCGTGAAGACAATGTTAATGTGGAAATACCTTTTACAAGAAATTGGGATAAATTGAGATCTGGATTAAACAAAATTAAAGCCTTTGGTCTAACACCCATGTCCAAAGGAATTGAAATGGCAAGGAAATACCTAGAATCAGAAGTCGGTCAGCAAAAAAATACCTTCTTAGTCTTAATTACTGATGGATTACCAACTATTTCAGATGGTGGAGAAGATCCTTTTAAAGAAACACTGAAAGCCGCTCAAAAATTATCTCAAACTTCCATAAAATTCGTTTGCATTGGTTTAGAACCTAATGTAAAATTTCTAAAAAAATTAGCTCAAGCTTCTCAAGCTTCTCTATATATTGTTGAAGAACTGCAAAAAGAATCATTAGCACGAATTATGGATAAAGAAAAAGGAGGACATGGTTAA
- a CDS encoding ATP-binding protein, whose translation MKYAQGQVIHDGNQDLYKLLKVSTISTYLGIPHHIHAEGVRGTGKTTLFRGVGKNLPKIIRIKDCVYNCHPLKPHCPQHKDLNREEVAKLETEWIQMPFMEISHGAKLGTVLGSIDLKKITDQNQPLAGILPGVIPRAHRGIIFIDEINRLADTSPELTDVLLDVMGTKPGKVQIEETGLTKVELQVNLGVWAASNPDEDPGSLQNIRKQLSDRFDFSTNVFRPAEPKVVQKILAGQSNPKTVEDDLNRILKNFSHCRTKESESETEGLVDFPQELSELLAKIYIDYSIESMRAIKAIRFGAIFHALMNKEINYDNNSSQAGLLNTGAYADSVDIDDILQIAEHTLKHRVSDETKKSIIQELENYKYRKEQPQVSNSNYDNHDQSHSKQDFNKKSTMRSQQFISNLVSRIKRSLQKPTKEKVKTTGDRGKSLMELAQEDKDSKELIKEGKREK comes from the coding sequence GTGAAATATGCCCAAGGTCAAGTCATACATGATGGGAATCAGGATTTGTATAAATTGCTAAAAGTTTCAACAATATCAACTTATCTAGGTATTCCACATCATATTCATGCTGAAGGGGTTAGAGGTACTGGAAAAACTACTTTATTTAGAGGGGTAGGGAAAAACCTTCCGAAAATCATTCGAATTAAAGACTGTGTATATAACTGCCATCCTTTAAAACCTCATTGTCCCCAGCACAAAGATTTGAATCGAGAAGAAGTTGCAAAACTTGAGACTGAATGGATTCAAATGCCTTTTATGGAAATTTCACATGGTGCCAAATTAGGCACTGTCTTAGGGAGTATTGATCTCAAAAAAATAACAGACCAAAATCAGCCTTTGGCAGGGATATTACCTGGTGTAATTCCGCGAGCACATAGAGGTATTATTTTTATTGATGAAATTAACCGTTTGGCTGATACTTCACCTGAGTTAACCGATGTCTTATTAGATGTGATGGGTACTAAACCAGGAAAAGTTCAAATAGAAGAAACTGGATTAACAAAAGTTGAATTACAGGTTAATTTAGGTGTTTGGGCTGCTTCTAATCCCGATGAAGACCCTGGATCATTACAAAATATCAGAAAGCAATTGTCTGATAGGTTCGATTTTTCAACGAATGTGTTCAGGCCAGCAGAACCAAAGGTTGTTCAAAAGATACTAGCTGGGCAGAGCAATCCTAAGACAGTTGAAGATGATTTAAATCGTATTTTGAAAAACTTCAGTCACTGTCGTACTAAAGAAAGTGAATCTGAAACAGAGGGACTGGTAGATTTCCCCCAAGAATTAAGTGAGTTATTAGCTAAGATTTATATTGATTACAGTATAGAAAGTATGCGTGCCATCAAAGCTATCAGATTTGGTGCTATATTTCACGCATTAATGAACAAAGAAATAAATTATGATAATAATTCAAGTCAAGCTGGTTTACTAAATACTGGTGCCTATGCCGACAGCGTAGATATAGATGATATTTTACAAATTGCAGAACACACTTTAAAGCATAGAGTTAGTGATGAAACTAAAAAAAGTATCATTCAAGAACTAGAAAACTACAAATATAGAAAAGAACAGCCCCAAGTGTCAAATAGTAATTATGATAATCATGATCAGAGCCATAGTAAGCAAGACTTTAATAAAAAATCCACTATGAGGTCACAACAATTTATTTCAAATCTTGTAAGCCGTATTAAAAGATCATTACAAAAGCCGACAAAAGAAAAAGTGAAAACTACAGGTGATAGGGGCAAAAGTTTGATGGAACTTGCCCAGGAGGATAAAGATAGTAAAGAACTAATTAAAGAAGGGAAGCGAGAAAAATGA
- a CDS encoding phosphatase, translating into MKLEADLHIHTIASGHAYSTVKEIAEAASRKSLKLIALTDHGPAMPGGPHLYHFGNLRVLPGELQGVEMLHGVEANIIDHEGNLDVPERYLHQLDWIAAGFHPVCYPGGNLEENTKAMIRALENPFVDVVVHPGNPQFRINEEKIVKVARDLGKLLELNNSSLTISREGSEENCELISSLTAQFGGRVVINSDAHFAEDVGSTANALKMAMDAGVTEDQIVNSSVAKVKEFLAERGRE; encoded by the coding sequence ATGAAATTAGAGGCAGATCTTCATATTCATACCATAGCAAGCGGTCATGCTTACTCAACTGTTAAGGAAATAGCTGAGGCAGCAAGTAGAAAAAGCCTAAAACTGATCGCACTGACAGACCACGGACCAGCTATGCCCGGTGGACCACATCTGTATCATTTTGGAAATCTCAGGGTTCTTCCGGGGGAGCTACAAGGGGTTGAGATGCTACACGGAGTTGAAGCAAATATTATTGACCATGAAGGGAATTTAGATGTACCAGAAAGGTACTTACATCAACTTGACTGGATTGCTGCTGGTTTTCACCCTGTTTGCTATCCTGGAGGTAACTTAGAGGAAAATACGAAGGCAATGATCAGGGCCCTTGAAAATCCTTTTGTCGATGTGGTAGTGCACCCGGGAAACCCTCAGTTTAGAATAAATGAAGAAAAGATTGTTAAAGTTGCCAGAGATCTTGGAAAATTATTAGAACTCAATAACAGCAGTTTAACCATCTCCAGAGAAGGTAGCGAAGAAAACTGTGAATTAATATCATCATTAACAGCCCAATTTGGTGGCAGAGTTGTGATTAATAGTGATGCCCATTTCGCAGAAGATGTAGGTTCGACTGCCAATGCATTAAAGATGGCTATGGATGCTGGAGTGACTGAAGATCAAATTGTTAATTCTTCTGTTGCAAAAGTAAAAGAGTTTCTAGCGGAAAGAGGTCGTGAATAA
- a CDS encoding 2-hydroxyacid dehydrogenase, which produces MLDHPKVYVTSNIPEAGLTLLKEKFKLNFHQPLGQQITEDELIEAAKSHDALITTLTDPVTERVAAAGQNGGKLKVVANYGAGYDNIAVDAFSNADIRVTNTPGVLHETTADLTFALIMGIARRINEAEKFLRSGQFQGWKPDLLLGEDVHDRTIGIIGMGEIGQAVAKRALGFNMEVIYYNRSYLSQEREQELQAQYKSLEELLSESDFVSIHVPLTNNTQHMITAKEFSQMKNSAFLINTSRGPVIDEQALVDALKTGEIQGAALDVFEKEPEVHPELLDRQDCLLVPHIGSATHKCRNNMSEMACKNVEAVLDGQEPPTPVDSIEPWR; this is translated from the coding sequence TTGTTAGATCATCCCAAGGTTTATGTCACTAGTAATATTCCCGAAGCTGGTTTAACCCTGTTAAAAGAAAAATTTAAGCTTAATTTTCATCAGCCTTTAGGCCAACAAATAACTGAAGATGAATTAATTGAAGCAGCTAAGAGCCATGATGCTTTAATTACTACTTTAACTGATCCAGTTACCGAAAGAGTGGCTGCTGCTGGCCAAAATGGTGGTAAACTTAAAGTAGTAGCCAATTATGGTGCAGGTTATGATAACATTGCTGTGGATGCTTTTAGTAACGCGGATATTAGAGTCACTAATACTCCAGGAGTTCTTCACGAGACTACAGCAGATTTAACCTTTGCTTTAATAATGGGAATCGCCAGGAGAATAAATGAAGCCGAGAAATTTCTAAGATCGGGTCAATTTCAAGGCTGGAAACCAGATCTATTATTGGGTGAAGATGTTCATGATCGTACTATTGGTATAATTGGAATGGGTGAGATAGGTCAAGCCGTTGCAAAAAGGGCTCTGGGTTTTAATATGGAGGTTATTTATTATAATAGATCTTATCTTTCACAAGAACGGGAACAGGAATTACAGGCCCAATACAAGTCTTTGGAAGAACTCCTGAGTGAGAGTGATTTTGTTTCTATACATGTTCCCTTAACAAATAACACCCAACATATGATTACTGCTAAAGAATTTAGCCAGATGAAAAATTCGGCTTTTTTAATTAATACTTCAAGAGGACCTGTAATTGATGAGCAAGCTCTGGTTGATGCATTGAAAACTGGGGAAATTCAGGGAGCCGCTCTGGATGTGTTTGAAAAAGAGCCCGAGGTCCACCCTGAATTATTAGATCGACAGGATTGTTTATTAGTACCACATATTGGAAGTGCTACTCACAAATGTAGAAATAATATGTCGGAAATGGCTTGCAAAAATGTTGAAGCTGTTCTAGACGGACAGGAACCACCAACCCCCGTTGATTCGATAGAACCTTGGAGGTGA
- a CDS encoding PPC domain-containing DNA-binding protein, with translation MKVKEFKQGRTFMGRLPKGEDLLTSIEAIAKEKEIKVARVELIGVVENAVVGFFQHDKKQYKPIKIDEHMEIVNAVGNISQKDGEIKAHIHITLGDQDGNTYSGHLMEGSNIFAGEIVMQELVGPELHRKYDESTGISLWDIN, from the coding sequence ATGAAAGTAAAAGAATTTAAGCAGGGCAGGACCTTTATGGGTAGGCTCCCCAAGGGTGAAGATCTATTAACTTCTATTGAAGCAATAGCCAAGGAGAAAGAGATAAAAGTTGCTAGAGTAGAATTGATAGGAGTAGTTGAAAATGCCGTTGTAGGCTTTTTTCAGCACGATAAAAAACAATATAAACCTATTAAAATTGATGAGCACATGGAAATTGTCAACGCAGTAGGTAATATTTCCCAAAAAGATGGGGAAATTAAAGCTCATATTCATATCACTCTAGGTGATCAAGATGGCAATACATACTCAGGACACCTAATGGAAGGTTCTAATATCTTTGCTGGTGAGATTGTAATGCAAGAGCTTGTTGGACCAGAATTGCATAGAAAGTACGATGAAAGCACGGGAATATCTCTCTGGGATATAAATTAA
- a CDS encoding alpha-hydroxy-acid oxidizing protein produces the protein MELTNIRKKAKNRLAEFCSSCWECNGEVCRGQVPGMGGVGTGRSFINNFRALNMYQLNLRSMHQAISPETELILFGERIATPILPAPIGGMNVNFNNVISEKEYADSVSYGAKQAGTISTCGDGSLDEVFESGLQSFQKAGVPGIAMIKPRSVEGIINRIRQAEESGAIAVGVDVDACAFNMAEKGAPVGPKSFYQMRRIVQSTSLPFIIKGVMTVQEAEMAVEMGAAGIVVSNHGGRALDYTPGTAEVLPEIAEKVKGEIVIMVDGGIRSGIDVLKVLALGAEFVLVGRPVLHGVFADYNNGVSTVLEQMTSELRRTMMLTGCAHVKAIDERVIY, from the coding sequence ATGGAATTAACTAACATTAGAAAAAAAGCTAAAAATCGTCTTGCTGAATTTTGTAGCTCTTGTTGGGAATGCAATGGAGAAGTGTGTCGTGGCCAAGTGCCTGGTATGGGTGGTGTTGGTACGGGACGAAGTTTTATAAACAACTTCAGGGCTTTAAACATGTATCAACTAAATCTTCGCTCCATGCATCAAGCCATCAGCCCTGAAACAGAACTTATATTATTTGGCGAAAGGATAGCCACACCAATACTGCCAGCACCCATTGGGGGAATGAATGTAAACTTTAACAATGTTATCTCTGAAAAGGAATATGCTGACAGTGTATCATATGGTGCTAAACAGGCAGGAACAATTTCCACATGTGGTGATGGTTCCCTGGACGAAGTCTTTGAAAGTGGATTACAATCTTTTCAAAAAGCGGGAGTTCCAGGTATTGCTATGATTAAACCACGATCCGTAGAAGGGATAATTAACAGAATTAGGCAAGCGGAAGAATCAGGAGCCATTGCTGTTGGAGTAGATGTGGATGCTTGTGCATTTAATATGGCTGAAAAAGGAGCTCCAGTAGGTCCAAAATCTTTTTATCAGATGCGTAGAATTGTTCAAAGTACTTCTTTACCTTTTATTATTAAGGGAGTTATGACTGTTCAGGAAGCAGAAATGGCTGTTGAAATGGGAGCTGCTGGGATTGTTGTATCAAATCATGGTGGCAGGGCTTTGGATTATACTCCGGGCACAGCAGAAGTCTTACCTGAAATCGCCGAAAAGGTAAAAGGTGAAATAGTGATCATGGTTGATGGAGGAATTCGTAGTGGAATAGATGTCTTAAAAGTTTTAGCTCTAGGGGCTGAATTTGTACTTGTAGGTAGACCAGTGTTACATGGTGTGTTTGCAGATTATAATAATGGGGTGTCTACTGTCTTAGAACAAATGACCAGTGAATTAAGGCGTACAATGATGCTGACTGGTTGTGCTCATGTAAAAGCCATTGATGAACGAGTGATTTATTAA
- a CDS encoding Cof-type HAD-IIB family hydrolase, whose translation MYRFVAIDIDDTLINNELDITEANKESIKAAINHGVLVTLATGRMFKSALPYAKELGLDLPLITYHGALIKTAVKGEVLYHKPVPLETTLQVVRLAKEKELHLNLYIDDELIVEEENKYTDYYTKIAGVSLNPVGDLENYLKQYPHKIPTKLTVVASEQMVKRLNYEFNQFFGQDLLVTESKSDFLELTHPEANKGDAVAKLAEIYNIPQSKTMAIGDSLNDISMIKTAGMGVAVENARSKVKDVADTIVSANDESGVSEAIERFVLSDSGREMNGIN comes from the coding sequence TTGTATCGCTTTGTTGCCATTGATATTGATGATACTTTGATTAATAATGAATTAGACATAACAGAAGCTAATAAAGAAAGCATTAAAGCTGCCATTAATCATGGAGTATTGGTTACTCTGGCTACAGGGAGAATGTTTAAATCGGCATTACCTTATGCTAAAGAACTAGGGCTAGATTTACCCTTAATAACTTATCACGGAGCTTTGATTAAGACCGCCGTTAAAGGTGAAGTTTTATATCATAAGCCTGTTCCTTTAGAAACCACCTTACAGGTAGTTCGTTTGGCTAAGGAAAAGGAGCTTCACTTAAACTTATACATTGATGATGAGTTGATTGTAGAAGAAGAAAATAAATATACTGATTATTATACAAAAATAGCAGGTGTATCTTTGAATCCGGTGGGTGACTTGGAAAATTATTTAAAACAATATCCCCACAAAATACCTACTAAATTGACTGTAGTTGCCTCTGAACAAATGGTGAAACGTTTGAATTATGAATTCAATCAGTTTTTTGGCCAAGATTTGCTAGTTACTGAATCTAAATCCGATTTCCTTGAACTAACTCATCCTGAAGCAAATAAAGGTGACGCTGTTGCAAAATTAGCTGAGATATATAATATTCCCCAGTCTAAAACTATGGCTATTGGGGATAGCCTGAATGATATTTCTATGATAAAAACAGCTGGAATGGGAGTGGCAGTTGAAAATGCCAGGTCCAAGGTGAAGGATGTTGCTGATACCATTGTCAGTGCAAATGATGAAAGCGGAGTATCTGAAGCGATTGAAAGATTTGTTCTGAGCGATTCTGGGAGGGAGATGAATGGAATTAACTAA
- a CDS encoding transglycosylase domain-containing protein has translation MLEVLITYPGSPYYVDFKDPDPLYETEAEIHTLENGNFVIGLNERNIEYHSLEELPPELIDAFIAIEDNRFYRHRGYDIKGIARAFWVNLTHREVRQGGSTITQQLARNLFLGHDQTLTRKILEFSLAVQIEDRFTKDEIMEMYLNQVYFGNGNWGVEQAAQDYFDKPATELDLTESSMIAGLVQAPSYYAPVTSWEPAANRQKIVLKRMVELELITEREAREALFNEEIIINFPRDILNLALEKLNVDKCSEHQRPNYYSV, from the coding sequence TTGCTTGAAGTTTTAATTACTTATCCAGGCTCCCCCTATTATGTGGACTTTAAAGACCCCGACCCCCTATATGAAACGGAAGCAGAAATTCATACTCTAGAAAATGGAAATTTTGTGATTGGATTAAATGAACGAAATATTGAATATCATTCTTTAGAAGAGCTACCGCCTGAGTTAATAGATGCTTTTATTGCCATTGAAGATAATCGTTTCTACAGGCATCGTGGTTATGATATTAAAGGAATTGCCCGTGCTTTTTGGGTTAACCTAACTCACAGGGAAGTACGTCAAGGAGGCAGCACTATCACTCAACAATTAGCAAGAAATTTATTTTTGGGTCATGATCAGACCCTTACTAGAAAAATATTGGAGTTTTCCTTGGCCGTTCAAATTGAGGATAGATTTACTAAAGATGAAATTATGGAGATGTATCTCAATCAAGTTTATTTTGGAAATGGTAATTGGGGGGTTGAGCAAGCTGCTCAAGATTATTTTGACAAACCTGCCACTGAACTTGATTTGACGGAATCTTCAATGATAGCTGGCTTGGTCCAAGCTCCCAGCTACTATGCCCCCGTTACTAGCTGGGAACCGGCTGCTAATCGTCAAAAGATAGTGTTAAAAAGAATGGTTGAACTAGAGTTAATCACTGAAAGGGAAGCGCGAGAGGCATTATTCAATGAAGAGATTATCATAAATTTTCCTCGGGATATATTAAATTTGGCTTTGGAAAAGTTGAATGTCGATAAATGTAGTGAGCATCAAAGACCTAACTATTATAGTGTCTAA
- a CDS encoding Crp/Fnr family transcriptional regulator produces the protein MTNINKLTESQDDNYRSLMESLRKLEIFSHLTEDELNSISKLAYLREFPGGSVIFYHGDPGEAMYYVKDGKVKIVKDDFDGREQILHIMKPGDIFAEVVVFDDGPYPATAEVMEDTVVGVITKERLENHLHEHPTIAIKIMKLMGKRLRKAQSKVADLALRDTYQRTINIIYNLMEEDDCAFCSEKQEIAITATHQELASMAGTSRETVTRVLSTLKKEGIIKTDKGYIAVTDPVKLKDKVIE, from the coding sequence ATGACTAATATAAATAAATTAACTGAAAGTCAGGATGATAATTACAGGTCTTTGATGGAAAGTTTGCGTAAACTGGAAATATTTTCGCATTTAACTGAGGATGAGCTTAATAGTATTTCCAAGCTGGCATATTTGAGGGAATTCCCCGGGGGAAGTGTTATCTTTTATCATGGTGATCCTGGTGAAGCAATGTATTATGTAAAAGATGGCAAAGTGAAAATTGTAAAAGATGACTTTGATGGTAGAGAACAAATTTTGCATATAATGAAACCTGGAGATATTTTTGCCGAAGTAGTTGTCTTTGATGATGGTCCTTATCCAGCAACGGCTGAGGTGATGGAAGATACTGTGGTCGGTGTAATTACTAAGGAAAGGTTAGAAAATCACTTGCATGAACATCCCACTATCGCTATTAAAATAATGAAATTAATGGGAAAACGTCTGAGAAAAGCGCAAAGCAAAGTGGCTGATTTGGCATTAAGGGATACTTATCAAAGAACTATCAATATTATATACAACTTAATGGAAGAAGATGATTGTGCCTTTTGTAGTGAAAAACAAGAAATTGCCATAACTGCTACTCATCAAGAATTGGCTAGTATGGCTGGGACTTCTAGAGAAACTGTCACTAGGGTACTTTCTACATTAAAAAAAGAGGGCATTATAAAAACTGATAAAGGTTATATTGCTGTTACTGATCCTGTGAAACTTAAAGATAAGGTGATTGAGTGA